Proteins from one Patescibacteria group bacterium genomic window:
- a CDS encoding transketolase C-terminal domain-containing protein yields the protein MIFSGAQLHTDTLDIKKLEQKPTRAGFGEGLVEAGDKDPSIVALCADLTESTMILPFKKKYPTRFIEIGVAEQNLAGVAAGMAALGKLPVISSYAMFSPGRNWEQIRTTICYNEQSVIIVGSHAGVSVGPDGATHQAVEDMAIMRVLPGMTVVSPCDMIEAKKAILAAAVLRKPLYLRLHREKSPIFTTAATPFAIGKAEIFFDSDPTACDVLIIATGPLAHNALLAAGELEKSGKKVRVINCHTIKPLDEKTILDAIRAARRVVTVEEHQVAGGLGSVVAELAARECPVPIEFIGVQNRFGESGEKNELIEHFGMGVSHIVAAAQKVMNRSSI from the coding sequence ATGATATTTTCAGGCGCACAATTGCATACCGACACTCTCGATATTAAAAAACTCGAGCAAAAGCCCACGCGCGCTGGTTTTGGCGAAGGCCTGGTAGAAGCGGGTGACAAAGATCCGAGTATCGTAGCGCTTTGCGCCGACCTTACTGAATCAACCATGATCTTGCCATTCAAGAAAAAATATCCCACGCGCTTTATCGAGATTGGTGTAGCAGAGCAAAATTTAGCGGGGGTCGCCGCTGGCATGGCTGCTCTTGGTAAGCTTCCCGTCATCTCTTCGTATGCGATGTTTAGTCCCGGGCGCAATTGGGAGCAGATTCGTACTACTATTTGCTACAACGAACAGTCGGTTATCATCGTCGGCTCGCACGCAGGGGTTTCGGTAGGCCCTGATGGCGCCACACACCAAGCCGTTGAAGATATGGCGATCATGCGTGTGTTGCCGGGCATGACGGTTGTATCACCTTGCGATATGATCGAGGCAAAAAAAGCAATATTAGCGGCAGCAGTATTGCGCAAACCTCTTTATTTACGCCTCCATCGAGAAAAAAGTCCTATTTTTACTACCGCCGCGACTCCCTTTGCCATTGGCAAAGCAGAAATATTTTTTGATTCTGATCCAACGGCGTGCGATGTTCTCATCATTGCTACAGGACCGCTTGCGCACAATGCGCTGTTGGCTGCGGGCGAGCTTGAAAAATCCGGAAAAAAAGTGCGCGTGATTAATTGTCATACGATAAAACCACTCGATGAAAAAACTATTTTAGATGCTATCCGTGCGGCGCGCCGCGTAGTCACGGTAGAAGAGCATCAAGTGGCAGGAGGGTTGGGGTCAGTGGTCGCGGAGCTCGCCGCGCGCGAATGCCCTGTGCCTATAGAATTTATTGGTGTACAAAATCGCTTTGGTGAGTCCGGAGAGAAGAACGAGCTCATCGAGCACTTTGGTATGGGTGTCTCACATATTGTCGCCGCGGCCCAAAAAGTTATGAATCGATCTAGCATATAA
- a CDS encoding transketolase, protein MNYVDDKKVAELEIKANDIRQSIIEMLVAAGSGHSAGPLGMADVFTALYFHLLRHDPKNPALPERDFVILSNGHICPVQYATMAHAGYFPVEELKTLRKFGSRLQGHPHRTKLPGIEASSGPLGTGISQAVGMALALRMDKKTNFVYALMGDGEQDCGIVWEAIMLAGREQLWNLIGIIDRNNIQIDGFTEDIMPLEPLREKYESFGWHVIDVDGHNIEEIVNAVSEAKAIYEKPKMIIAHTIPGKGVDFMERRFEWHGNPPGKGPTDTVPADKQAAEALHELRTLRGRIKGEHE, encoded by the coding sequence ATGAATTATGTAGATGATAAAAAAGTAGCCGAACTCGAGATCAAGGCGAATGACATTCGTCAGTCGATCATCGAGATGCTCGTCGCTGCTGGCTCGGGTCACTCAGCGGGGCCTTTGGGTATGGCTGATGTTTTTACCGCTCTTTACTTTCATCTCCTCCGTCACGACCCTAAAAATCCAGCGCTTCCCGAGCGTGATTTTGTCATACTTTCCAATGGTCATATTTGTCCCGTACAGTACGCGACAATGGCGCACGCGGGATATTTTCCGGTAGAAGAATTAAAAACCTTGCGTAAATTTGGCTCACGACTGCAAGGTCATCCGCATCGCACAAAATTGCCCGGCATCGAGGCGAGTTCCGGACCACTGGGTACGGGTATCTCACAAGCAGTCGGCATGGCGCTCGCACTTCGTATGGATAAAAAGACTAACTTTGTATACGCGCTGATGGGTGATGGCGAGCAAGATTGCGGTATTGTGTGGGAAGCTATCATGCTCGCGGGTCGCGAACAGCTTTGGAATCTGATTGGTATTATTGATCGCAACAATATTCAGATAGACGGTTTTACCGAAGATATTATGCCGCTTGAACCGTTGCGTGAAAAATACGAATCATTTGGTTGGCATGTCATCGATGTCGATGGGCATAACATAGAAGAGATTGTAAACGCGGTTAGCGAGGCAAAAGCTATTTATGAAAAGCCAAAGATGATTATCGCGCATACTATTCCGGGTAAGGGAGTTGATTTTATGGAGCGGCGTTTTGAATGGCACGGTAACCCTCCCGGTAAAGGTCCTACCGATACAGTGCCCGCCGATAAACAGGCGGCTGAAGCCCTTCATGAGCTTCGTACACTCAGAGGTCGGATCAAAGGCGAGCATGAGTAG
- a CDS encoding CapA family protein gives MFFRVSTAVLLGVLIGMLGFVAADYFEGSLFARELANNKLVSSLDPLRASTGEEFFYQPLSARKPRIPETGRAVHADLASMTLALYENGLKITEVPIISKGKPGSFWETPTGEYRALTKEENHFSSIGQVWMPHSISFFGNFFIHGWPTYASGDPVPEGFSGGCIRLKTEDSKTVYDFVSHQTPIIVSEDTPSVVGERGYIALRNTRPPSLSAAAYVVADIDSNYVFLEKNRSERRSIASITKLMTAVVSLEAINQERDIVINKKDVDIHGDSGSLTVGEVFTAKQLLAPLLLSSSNDAAYALADITGRGHFVELMNKKAEALQLTNTHFSDPSGLELTNQSTAEELAYLIKYIRDERSPLLTLSRQRTAKLETNKKEHIWYNFNWHSVDDEFLGGKVGYTSAAGKTMVALFRLPVSEFATRDIAVVVLGSNDQEQDVRKLVTWVKANFVYGSLSDEKPAAAAPIVSDIRKDESIKLLFTGDIMMDRGIRATVEKHRGDYLFPFEHITEKLRSADLAFGNLEGPISDVGSKQGSIYSFRMDPAVTKALYDVGFDIVSLANNHMGDYGRGAMEDTMRRLRRAGIEYTGAGWNKKEAYDVTVIERGGTKLGFLGFSDVGPTWMQAGDTLSGIAIADVEVVKTAVRQVREKVDILIVSFHFGEEYETHSRRVQQDLARAAIDAGASVIIGHHPHVAQEIEQYRNGVIAYSLGNFVFDQAFSSETKEALMFEVTIKNKRIDDFEAIPIKFNADFQPIIAQ, from the coding sequence ATGTTTTTTCGCGTTAGCACGGCGGTGCTCTTGGGCGTGCTCATCGGCATGCTCGGTTTTGTGGCAGCCGATTATTTTGAAGGGAGTCTTTTTGCTCGCGAACTGGCAAATAATAAACTGGTAAGCAGTCTCGATCCGCTTCGCGCCTCTACGGGCGAGGAGTTTTTTTACCAACCCCTATCTGCGCGCAAACCGCGTATTCCCGAGACGGGGAGAGCGGTGCATGCGGATCTTGCTTCGATGACGCTCGCGCTCTATGAAAATGGTTTAAAAATTACTGAGGTGCCGATTATTTCAAAAGGCAAACCGGGATCTTTCTGGGAAACTCCTACGGGAGAATACCGTGCGCTTACCAAAGAAGAAAATCATTTTTCATCGATTGGACAAGTGTGGATGCCGCATAGTATAAGTTTTTTTGGGAACTTTTTTATTCACGGTTGGCCTACCTACGCATCGGGGGATCCGGTGCCAGAAGGTTTTTCAGGCGGGTGTATTCGTCTGAAGACTGAAGATTCTAAAACAGTCTATGATTTTGTAAGTCACCAAACGCCAATTATCGTCAGCGAAGATACACCGTCGGTTGTAGGTGAACGCGGATATATTGCGCTTCGCAATACGCGCCCACCTTCGTTGTCGGCTGCGGCATATGTCGTAGCGGATATCGATAGCAATTATGTATTTCTTGAGAAAAATAGATCCGAACGGCGTTCGATCGCGTCGATCACAAAACTGATGACAGCAGTCGTTTCGCTCGAAGCTATCAATCAAGAGAGAGATATTGTCATTAATAAAAAAGATGTTGATATCCATGGCGATTCTGGCAGCTTGACTGTCGGGGAGGTGTTCACGGCAAAACAACTTTTAGCTCCTCTCCTTCTTTCTTCTTCAAATGATGCGGCCTATGCGCTTGCCGATATCACCGGCAGAGGACACTTCGTTGAGTTGATGAATAAGAAAGCTGAGGCGCTACAACTTACCAATACCCATTTTTCTGACCCATCAGGTCTCGAGCTCACCAATCAATCAACAGCTGAAGAGCTCGCGTATCTTATCAAATATATACGTGACGAACGATCACCACTGCTCACACTTTCTCGTCAGCGTACGGCAAAACTTGAGACCAATAAAAAAGAACATATCTGGTACAATTTTAACTGGCATAGTGTTGATGATGAATTTTTGGGTGGCAAAGTAGGCTATACGAGTGCGGCAGGTAAAACGATGGTTGCACTCTTTCGCTTGCCGGTATCAGAATTTGCCACGCGCGATATCGCGGTAGTAGTACTCGGATCAAACGATCAAGAGCAAGATGTGCGCAAACTCGTCACATGGGTAAAAGCAAACTTTGTGTACGGTAGTTTGTCTGACGAGAAGCCAGCTGCCGCAGCTCCCATCGTCTCCGATATACGCAAAGATGAGTCCATCAAGCTTCTTTTTACTGGCGATATTATGATGGATAGAGGCATCCGCGCGACTGTTGAGAAACATCGTGGCGACTATCTTTTCCCGTTTGAACACATCACTGAAAAATTGCGCAGTGCCGATCTCGCGTTTGGCAATCTTGAAGGTCCGATATCGGATGTGGGTAGCAAGCAGGGCTCGATTTACTCGTTTCGCATGGACCCCGCGGTGACGAAGGCGCTCTATGATGTAGGGTTTGATATCGTATCGCTCGCTAACAATCATATGGGGGATTATGGTCGTGGGGCGATGGAAGATACCATGCGTCGTTTGCGCCGTGCAGGTATTGAATACACAGGAGCCGGATGGAATAAAAAAGAAGCATATGATGTGACGGTTATTGAACGAGGCGGTACTAAGCTTGGTTTCTTGGGTTTTTCCGATGTGGGGCCGACTTGGATGCAGGCGGGCGACACACTCTCTGGTATCGCGATTGCTGATGTTGAGGTTGTAAAGACGGCTGTTCGACAGGTGCGAGAGAAGGTTGATATACTAATAGTATCGTTTCATTTTGGCGAAGAGTACGAGACTCACTCGCGTCGTGTCCAACAAGATTTGGCGCGCGCTGCGATAGATGCTGGCGCGTCAGTCATTATCGGGCATCATCCGCATGTCGCCCAAGAGATCGAACAGTATCGCAATGGCGTTATCGCCTACAGTCTTGGCAACTTTGTTTTTGATCAGGCGTTTTCATCCGAAACAAAAGAGGCTTTGATGTTTGAGGTGACCATCAAGAATAAGCGTATCGATGATTTTGAAGCAATACCCATCAAGTTCAATGCAGATTTTCAACCAATAATTGCACAATGA
- a CDS encoding RpiB/LacA/LacB family sugar-phosphate isomerase codes for MKIYLASDHAGFSHKEAIAHMLVVAGHEIIDCGAVSYDAADDYPAFMHKAALAVSKDSASRAVLFGGSGQGEAIVANRRTGVRAVVYYGGSLDIIKLSREHNDANVLSLGARFLSIDDAKAAVSLWLGTPFSADERHVRRIGDIDSKHI; via the coding sequence ATGAAAATTTATCTCGCATCAGATCACGCGGGCTTTAGTCATAAAGAAGCTATCGCGCACATGCTTGTCGTAGCTGGTCATGAGATAATCGACTGCGGAGCTGTTTCATACGACGCAGCTGATGACTATCCTGCGTTTATGCATAAAGCCGCGCTCGCGGTGAGCAAAGACTCCGCATCGAGAGCAGTTTTATTTGGTGGCTCGGGGCAGGGTGAGGCGATTGTGGCAAATCGCCGTACTGGTGTACGCGCGGTAGTGTACTATGGTGGTTCACTCGATATCATCAAACTCTCACGCGAGCACAACGACGCCAATGTATTGTCACTCGGTGCTCGTTTTCTCTCTATAGATGATGCGAAGGCCGCAGTATCGTTGTGGCTTGGGACTCCCTTTTCTGCCGATGAGCGTCATGTACGACGCATCGGCGATATTGATAGCAAACACATATGA
- the gap gene encoding type I glyceraldehyde-3-phosphate dehydrogenase, giving the protein MRIAINGFGRIGRLFLRQAFGVKNIDIVAINDLGDVDNLAYLLAHDTVYGKWHHEVRADTVKKTITIDGIVIQFVQEREIAHLPWKAIGVDVVVESTGLFESFEKVRPHLAAGAKRVVITAPAKDNDSADAKTVLSGINEIDLKSITISSNGSCTTNSVSPVMAILSENPGIEHAMLSTVHAYTATQRIVDGPDGKDWRRGRAAAQNIVPSTTGAAIAITRVVPSLTGKFDGIALRVPVPAGSVSDITFVAKRAVTVDEINNILRKAATEPRWEGILKVSDDELVSSDIIGESYGAIIDTKFTRVVDGKLVKVLSWYDNEWGYVHTLVRHVQRAGESLS; this is encoded by the coding sequence ATGAGAATTGCAATCAATGGTTTTGGTAGAATCGGGCGTCTCTTTTTGCGTCAGGCATTTGGCGTCAAAAATATTGATATTGTCGCGATCAATGATTTGGGTGATGTCGACAATCTCGCCTATTTGCTCGCTCATGATACGGTTTATGGCAAATGGCATCATGAAGTAAGGGCGGATACCGTCAAGAAAACAATCACGATTGATGGTATCGTCATCCAGTTTGTCCAAGAGCGCGAGATAGCGCATTTGCCGTGGAAAGCTATCGGTGTTGATGTGGTAGTTGAATCGACGGGGCTTTTCGAATCATTTGAAAAAGTGCGGCCACATCTAGCGGCTGGTGCAAAACGCGTAGTTATTACGGCACCTGCAAAGGACAATGATAGCGCTGATGCCAAAACAGTATTGAGTGGTATCAATGAGATCGATCTTAAATCAATCACTATCTCATCAAATGGATCATGTACGACCAATTCCGTATCGCCTGTGATGGCGATACTTTCCGAAAATCCTGGGATTGAACACGCCATGCTGTCTACCGTACACGCTTATACCGCTACTCAGCGCATCGTTGACGGCCCTGACGGTAAGGATTGGCGCAGGGGGCGTGCGGCCGCACAAAATATCGTACCCTCGACGACGGGTGCCGCGATTGCGATTACTCGCGTTGTGCCGAGTCTCACAGGTAAGTTTGATGGCATCGCGCTTCGTGTGCCGGTACCCGCCGGTTCTGTCTCTGACATCACTTTTGTGGCAAAGCGTGCGGTGACTGTAGATGAAATCAATAATATTTTACGCAAAGCCGCAACAGAGCCTCGTTGGGAAGGTATCTTAAAAGTCAGTGACGACGAGCTTGTGTCTTCAGATATTATCGGCGAGTCGTATGGCGCTATCATTGATACAAAGTTTACGCGTGTTGTCGATGGCAAACTCGTCAAAGTTTTGTCGTGGTATGACAACGAGTGGGGGTATGTACACACCCTCGTGCGTCATGTACAGCGTGCCGGTGAATCACTCTCATAA
- a CDS encoding FAD-dependent oxidoreductase: MYDLVIIGGGPAGVAAGVYAARKKLSILLITETFGGQSEVSADVQNWIGTKNISGYDLAQNLEGHVRAQESVTIVTGDRAKLVTQEPDKTFAVLTDGGITHKAKAVVLGSGSRRRKLGIPGEEEFNGKGVAYCSTCDAPLFGGKDVAVVGGGNAGLEAALDLVPYAKKIYLLEYGTVLKGDPVTQEKVHKAGVEVIFNAQTIAVHGDRDGKFVAELEYQDKVSSEKRRLPVGGVFVEIGAVPNSEMVKDLLTLNKFGEVIIDHRTAATSREGIWAAGDVTDALYKQNNVSAGDAVKAALSAHAYLQRTGETK; this comes from the coding sequence ATGTATGATCTTGTTATAATTGGTGGTGGACCGGCCGGCGTTGCGGCAGGGGTCTACGCTGCTCGAAAAAAACTTTCAATCTTACTTATCACAGAAACATTCGGGGGGCAATCCGAAGTATCGGCTGATGTTCAAAATTGGATTGGCACAAAAAATATTTCCGGTTACGATTTAGCACAAAATCTTGAAGGGCATGTGCGCGCCCAAGAATCTGTCACGATTGTGACGGGTGATCGTGCGAAACTTGTCACGCAAGAGCCCGATAAGACCTTTGCGGTACTCACCGACGGTGGTATCACTCATAAGGCAAAAGCTGTTGTTCTTGGTTCTGGCTCACGCAGGCGCAAGCTCGGCATTCCTGGGGAAGAAGAATTTAACGGTAAAGGTGTCGCGTATTGTTCTACCTGCGACGCGCCGCTCTTTGGTGGTAAGGATGTGGCAGTTGTCGGCGGTGGCAACGCAGGGTTGGAAGCCGCTCTAGATTTGGTGCCCTATGCAAAAAAGATTTACTTACTCGAGTACGGCACCGTGCTCAAGGGCGATCCGGTCACCCAAGAAAAAGTACATAAAGCAGGTGTCGAGGTTATTTTCAACGCGCAAACCATTGCTGTTCATGGTGATCGTGATGGCAAATTTGTAGCCGAGCTTGAATATCAAGACAAAGTATCGAGCGAGAAACGGCGCTTGCCCGTTGGCGGCGTCTTTGTTGAAATTGGCGCGGTGCCGAATTCGGAGATGGTTAAAGATTTACTGACACTCAACAAATTTGGTGAAGTCATCATCGATCATCGTACGGCGGCTACCTCACGCGAAGGTATTTGGGCGGCAGGCGATGTGACTGATGCATTATATAAACAAAACAATGTTTCTGCCGGTGACGCAGTCAAGGCCGCACTCTCAGCACATGCGTATCTTCAGCGTACTGGGGAAACAAAATAA
- a CDS encoding CARDB domain-containing protein: MPLWTSVGGNFSNSYPPGGIVSTSDNFWPIRTNYWIEALNNNGDLVSDRISFGVNCPIAGPPPPPPNCPGGASKNCSGTQQNQFRCTTGLSREQCRSTTGRWCWEAASSCSAGQSCSGGSCVTPPPPLPPPPGPSCNARTFARPPSGFYNTAGASITSIARNTTFDILCNYTVGTNDTGIIPVTAGAPNCGWIDFVGTSARFRCNGGIATAGTYTYECKVGPSALPLDNSCFQDNPIGSITITGGATPPPPPPPPPPAPGCSNTWNSTSGGTYDKDGLGTQCGCDSWDRCGNYNGPFSPSPDPWCSPRPGGCPLPPPLPPPPPPPPPSAGRSDLEVTNYWTDPATILSGNLVDFAAIVRNQPSATAAPGVITQTSLCLDVGSSTIGVCDVNINRNTSSLSPGTSEQESWVDVWTAVAGTHTYRICADAGSAVTELNESNNCVTSTFTVGTVPPPPPPSACTHSVYPSNKFHVCYFDTTAAPTGADPILRQEDESLIAATPTTLVGALPSVIDHDWGTGAVGGTTEINTVSGVWRGEINLRPGIYTFHVTSDDGVKFAVGIGGTMTNVINEWQDQNLVDRASEPVTLPGGPTRMRLRWYEDGGGARIKLWWTFTPGGDPPPPPPPPPCDTVGAACCGNTCGGGLVCDEDLNICINPEGDLPTVTLEAPDENEIVNTARSTVPFDGSSASVMPVTFRWEFADDAGGTQSHYRLYVGDITDEFDSNGDDLDSDSGCVVDGDYSLSIECAKYTADFSSSLGGEPFNGKAIASPADDRSRTVNLRVNRKYVWTVAGRSSQGDPLQPPAFDERRSDILVTGYRVFDTGAGIISGGDIYIKRIDRNGNLFTEITDAFIGTDTEGQQRNPARFEGLNPGNSDFPTAAFTTPVNGYTLFAGVCRYARLTIPCDPATFTRMTYSVPWLAYFIDGIDIVNNEITHVVIKYLPQCSDGLDNDDPDGDVDEDDAGCHVDGDPTKPYDPNDTNEGDEPVGPGGDFTITHIPLQCDHISSDDLTCISGKPWHPHHFADLRFGTFQLSNEIVVKIQSVAGFAGIVTLNIGGMSLDHSPVYDPGDANADGLPDNMGDGEADDLSYPLSTGSKVTPVLDGTNRFSLPVIISADGVSEVRLKLRRVNIPPNRYVMKVTGSATINGVTVTKPDPLLVVVGEGTSGYQER, translated from the coding sequence GTGCCTCTATGGACAAGCGTTGGCGGCAATTTTTCAAATTCATATCCTCCCGGAGGTATCGTTTCAACTTCAGATAATTTTTGGCCGATTCGCACCAATTATTGGATCGAGGCTCTAAATAATAATGGCGATCTTGTTTCCGATAGGATTTCTTTCGGTGTGAATTGCCCTATAGCAGGCCCTCCACCTCCACCACCAAACTGTCCCGGTGGCGCGTCAAAAAATTGTAGCGGTACACAGCAAAATCAATTTCGTTGTACGACTGGTTTGAGCAGAGAGCAGTGTCGTAGTACTACGGGTAGATGGTGTTGGGAGGCCGCCTCCAGTTGTAGCGCTGGGCAATCGTGTAGTGGTGGATCTTGCGTTACTCCACCACCCCCACTCCCGCCTCCACCAGGACCTTCATGCAATGCGCGCACTTTTGCGCGTCCGCCGAGCGGTTTTTACAATACTGCTGGTGCAAGTATCACTTCGATCGCGCGCAACACTACGTTTGATATCCTTTGTAACTATACCGTTGGCACTAATGATACGGGTATTATTCCTGTCACGGCCGGCGCGCCTAATTGTGGTTGGATCGATTTTGTCGGCACCTCAGCACGTTTTCGATGCAATGGCGGCATTGCCACAGCCGGTACCTATACGTATGAATGTAAGGTCGGACCGTCAGCTCTCCCGCTTGATAACTCGTGTTTCCAAGACAACCCAATCGGTTCTATTACTATTACTGGAGGTGCCACACCTCCGCCTCCACCCCCACCTCCGCCGCCAGCACCAGGATGTTCTAATACATGGAATTCAACGAGTGGTGGCACCTACGATAAAGATGGCTTGGGGACTCAGTGCGGGTGTGATTCATGGGATCGATGTGGTAATTACAATGGACCATTTAGTCCTTCGCCAGATCCATGGTGTTCGCCTCGTCCGGGGGGATGTCCACTACCTCCACCACTCCCACCTCCACCTCCGCCTCCACCCCCGTCAGCAGGGCGGTCAGATTTGGAGGTGACAAATTATTGGACTGACCCGGCGACGATACTTTCTGGTAATTTGGTTGATTTCGCGGCGATTGTACGCAATCAGCCAAGCGCTACTGCCGCGCCGGGGGTAATCACGCAAACTTCGCTTTGTCTTGATGTGGGAAGTTCCACAATTGGTGTCTGTGATGTAAATATCAATCGCAATACCAGCAGTCTTTCTCCTGGCACATCAGAACAGGAATCTTGGGTTGATGTATGGACGGCTGTCGCGGGTACTCATACCTATCGTATTTGCGCTGATGCCGGTTCAGCCGTGACGGAATTAAACGAATCAAACAACTGTGTTACGAGCACATTTACTGTAGGCACAGTACCTCCACCTCCACCGCCTTCGGCATGCACGCACAGTGTCTACCCATCAAACAAATTCCATGTTTGCTATTTTGATACGACCGCGGCACCTACAGGCGCTGATCCAATATTGCGTCAAGAAGACGAGTCTCTGATAGCTGCAACGCCCACGACGCTAGTAGGCGCGCTTCCTTCGGTTATTGATCATGATTGGGGTACGGGCGCGGTAGGCGGTACGACAGAAATCAATACCGTATCAGGCGTGTGGAGAGGAGAGATCAATCTTAGGCCGGGCATTTATACATTTCATGTGACTTCAGATGATGGTGTAAAGTTTGCAGTTGGTATCGGAGGCACCATGACTAATGTCATTAATGAGTGGCAAGATCAAAATTTGGTTGATCGCGCCAGTGAACCTGTCACATTGCCAGGCGGTCCTACACGTATGCGTTTGCGTTGGTACGAAGACGGAGGAGGTGCACGTATTAAACTTTGGTGGACATTTACCCCAGGTGGCGACCCACCACCTCCGCCCCCACCTCCACCCTGCGATACAGTCGGTGCTGCTTGTTGCGGCAATACCTGCGGAGGCGGGCTTGTATGCGATGAAGATTTAAATATTTGTATCAATCCTGAAGGCGATTTACCGACGGTAACTCTCGAAGCTCCTGATGAGAATGAAATAGTAAATACTGCACGAAGCACCGTTCCCTTCGATGGCAGCTCCGCCAGTGTTATGCCCGTTACTTTCCGTTGGGAGTTCGCCGACGATGCGGGCGGGACACAATCACACTATCGTTTGTATGTTGGCGATATTACCGATGAGTTTGACAGCAATGGTGATGATCTCGATTCTGATAGCGGTTGTGTTGTAGACGGCGATTACAGCCTCAGTATCGAGTGTGCTAAGTATACGGCCGATTTTAGTAGCAGTCTTGGTGGAGAACCTTTTAACGGAAAGGCTATCGCATCACCGGCCGATGATCGTAGTCGCACGGTAAATCTCCGCGTCAACCGCAAATATGTATGGACGGTGGCCGGTCGCTCAAGTCAAGGCGATCCATTACAGCCACCCGCGTTTGACGAAAGACGATCAGATATATTGGTGACCGGATATCGTGTGTTTGACACAGGCGCTGGCATTATTAGCGGGGGAGATATCTATATTAAGCGCATTGATAGAAACGGTAATCTTTTTACTGAAATAACTGATGCTTTCATAGGTACTGACACAGAAGGACAGCAAAGAAACCCAGCGCGGTTTGAAGGGTTAAATCCAGGCAATAGCGATTTCCCTACAGCCGCGTTTACAACGCCGGTCAACGGATATACTTTGTTCGCTGGAGTCTGCCGGTATGCTCGATTAACGATACCTTGTGATCCGGCGACATTTACACGCATGACGTATTCCGTGCCATGGCTCGCGTATTTTATTGACGGCATTGATATTGTCAATAATGAAATTACGCATGTGGTTATTAAGTATCTCCCGCAATGTTCTGACGGTCTTGACAATGATGATCCTGATGGCGATGTCGACGAAGATGACGCGGGGTGTCATGTCGATGGTGATCCGACAAAACCCTATGATCCAAACGACACTAACGAAGGTGATGAGCCCGTAGGCCCGGGCGGAGATTTTACCATTACTCATATCCCGTTACAGTGCGATCATATTTCGAGCGATGATTTAACTTGTATATCAGGTAAGCCGTGGCACCCTCATCATTTTGCGGATCTCCGGTTTGGTACATTTCAGCTTTCCAATGAAATTGTCGTCAAAATACAAAGTGTCGCGGGTTTTGCAGGCATCGTAACACTCAATATCGGTGGTATGTCGCTCGATCATTCACCAGTTTATGATCCTGGCGACGCAAATGCGGACGGTCTCCCTGATAATATGGGGGATGGTGAGGCTGATGATCTTTCATATCCTTTGTCGACAGGGTCCAAAGTAACTCCCGTGCTCGATGGTACAAATAGGTTTTCTCTTCCGGTTATCATCAGCGCAGATGGTGTGTCTGAGGTACGACTTAAATTGCGGCGCGTTAACATCCCGCCAAATCGCTATGTAATGAAAGTAACCGGTTCGGCAACAATAAATGGCGTGACGGTCACAAAACCTGACCCACTTTTGGTGGTTGTAGGTGAGGGGACTTCAGGCTACCAAGAGCGATAA